One window of the Rufibacter radiotolerans genome contains the following:
- a CDS encoding DUF7935 family protein, translating to MTTDTSTIILLILLSTLPALLVGGAMYLLTQKYLDRDYRKKILDIRLKNSETILPIRLQAYERIILFLERITPSNMLIRVGPSGLSAGAYQAELLQEIRAEYTHNLSQQLYMSEAAWQQVKKAKEDVVSMINQNYQNLQDKSKGTDLAKRILENVLHQEVDPTAQALQFLKRELHEIF from the coding sequence ATGACCACAGATACATCCACCATCATCCTTTTAATCTTACTCAGCACCCTTCCGGCTTTATTAGTAGGAGGGGCCATGTACCTGTTAACACAGAAATACCTGGACCGCGACTACCGGAAAAAGATTCTGGATATACGCCTGAAGAACAGCGAGACCATCCTGCCCATCAGGTTGCAGGCCTATGAGCGCATTATCCTTTTCCTGGAACGCATCACGCCCAGTAACATGCTCATCAGGGTAGGGCCTTCTGGGTTAAGTGCCGGCGCGTACCAGGCAGAACTGCTGCAGGAAATACGGGCCGAATACACCCATAACCTTTCCCAACAGCTGTACATGAGCGAGGCGGCTTGGCAGCAGGTAAAGAAGGCCAAGGAAGACGTGGTGTCCATGATCAACCAGAATTACCAGAACCTGCAGGACAAAAGCAAGGGCACAGATCTAGCCAAACGCATCCTGGAGAACGTGCTGCACCAAGAGGTAGACCCTACGGCGCAGGCGCTTCAGTTCCTGAAACGGGAGCTGCACGAGATCTTCTAA
- the dinB gene encoding DNA polymerase IV, translated as MRKIIHIDMDAFFASVEQRDNPALRGKPVAVGGTKARGVVAAASYEARQFGVFSAMPAQVALRKCPHLIMVPTRFEVYQQVSRQIREIFLRYTDLVEPLSLDEAYLDVTENKPALKSAMLIAQRIKNEIYNETQLTASAGVSFNKFLAKVASGKNKPDGLTVVLPHEAEAFVEALPIEKFYGIGDVTAAKMKQLGIHSGADLKSRSEVDLRRHFGKSGSYFYQIARAQDDRPVEPNRIRKSIGSERTFGQDLETEEEMLPELQRLAEEVAYDLHRLEASGKTITLKLKYHDFTLNTRSKTFFSNVRTEDVLLDIAAELLHSPAFPAKPIRLLGITVSNLSYGKHQGGQLSFPF; from the coding sequence GTGCGCAAAATCATTCACATAGACATGGACGCCTTCTTCGCCTCTGTAGAGCAACGGGACAACCCGGCTCTGCGCGGCAAACCAGTGGCGGTGGGCGGCACTAAAGCACGGGGCGTGGTAGCGGCGGCCAGCTATGAGGCCCGGCAGTTCGGGGTTTTCTCAGCTATGCCGGCCCAGGTGGCCCTGCGCAAATGCCCGCACCTGATCATGGTGCCCACCCGCTTTGAGGTGTACCAACAGGTGTCACGGCAGATACGCGAGATTTTCCTGCGCTACACAGACCTGGTGGAACCGCTTTCCCTGGACGAGGCCTACCTGGATGTCACCGAGAACAAGCCTGCGCTCAAGTCTGCCATGCTTATCGCGCAGCGGATAAAGAATGAAATCTATAATGAAACCCAATTAACGGCCTCGGCGGGGGTATCCTTTAATAAGTTTCTGGCCAAAGTAGCCTCGGGCAAAAACAAGCCCGACGGGCTCACGGTAGTGTTGCCCCATGAGGCCGAGGCCTTTGTGGAAGCGTTGCCTATTGAGAAATTCTACGGCATTGGCGACGTGACCGCAGCAAAGATGAAGCAGCTGGGTATCCACTCCGGCGCCGATCTAAAGTCCCGGTCTGAGGTGGACCTGCGCCGGCACTTCGGGAAATCAGGCTCTTACTTTTACCAGATTGCCCGCGCCCAGGATGACCGACCCGTGGAACCCAACCGCATACGCAAAAGCATAGGTTCAGAACGCACCTTTGGCCAGGACCTGGAAACCGAGGAAGAGATGCTGCCCGAACTACAGCGCCTGGCCGAGGAAGTGGCCTATGACCTGCACCGGCTGGAGGCCTCGGGCAAGACTATCACGCTCAAGCTCAAGTACCATGACTTCACCCTCAACACCCGTAGCAAAACCTTCTTCTCCAACGTGCGCACCGAAGACGTACTCCTAGACATTGCCGCTGAATTACTGCATTCCCCGGCTTTCCCGGCTAAACCTATCCGGTTGTTGGGCATTACCGTCTCCAACCTCAGTTACGGTAAGCACCAGGGCGGGCAGCTGTCGTTTCCGTTTTAA
- a CDS encoding response regulator transcription factor produces the protein MKILVIEDEAQMLETLVQSLQQEKYLVETATDYESALEKVGVYAYDCILLDITLPGGSGLAILEELKKQQKTEGVIIVSAKDSVQDRIAGLELGADDYLSKPFHMAELHARVKSVLRRRKFDGQPLVQLHNLTIDPEKHQVWVQEEAVVLNRKEFDILLYLVSNKDRLVSKTALAEHVWGDYIDQADNYEFIYSQIKNLRKKLKDHGAGVEIQAIYGIGYKLVTL, from the coding sequence ATGAAAATACTAGTGATAGAAGACGAAGCCCAGATGCTGGAGACCCTGGTGCAATCGCTTCAGCAGGAAAAGTATCTGGTAGAAACCGCCACTGACTATGAAAGCGCGCTGGAGAAAGTGGGCGTATACGCCTATGACTGCATTCTACTGGACATTACCCTGCCCGGCGGCAGCGGCCTGGCCATTCTGGAAGAACTCAAGAAACAGCAAAAGACCGAAGGCGTGATCATTGTGTCAGCGAAAGATTCTGTGCAGGATAGGATAGCCGGTTTAGAGCTGGGCGCCGATGATTACCTGTCCAAGCCCTTCCACATGGCCGAACTCCATGCCCGCGTAAAATCTGTGTTGCGCCGCCGGAAATTTGACGGACAACCCCTGGTCCAACTCCACAACCTCACCATTGACCCCGAAAAACACCAGGTATGGGTGCAAGAGGAAGCCGTGGTGCTTAACCGGAAAGAGTTTGATATTCTGCTGTATCTGGTCAGTAACAAAGACCGGCTGGTCAGCAAGACCGCCCTTGCGGAGCACGTCTGGGGCGACTACATAGACCAAGCCGACAACTACGAGTTCATTTATTCCCAGATCAAGAACCTCCGCAAGAAACTGAAAGACCACGGCGCCGGCGTAGAAATACAGGCCATCTATGGCATTGGGTATAAACTGGTGACCCTATGA
- a CDS encoding class I SAM-dependent methyltransferase → MEPSVDYVALNRHAWNLRTGVHKDSAFYDLASFKAGKNSLNPLELAALGDVQGKKLLHLQCHFGQDTLSWARLGAEVTGMDLSDDAIALARQLTQELGLSAEFICCNVYDLPQHLQGQYDIVFTSYGVIGWLPDLEKWARVVGHFLKPGGTFILAEFHPAVWMFDNQFTHVQYSYFNNSGPIIEEATGTYTDRDAPISYTECSWNHALSEVVSALLKQQLQLQDFQELPYSYYNCLANMVQGEDGFWRIKGMEEKLPLMYSLKMTKPAF, encoded by the coding sequence ATGGAGCCATCTGTAGATTATGTTGCCCTAAACCGCCACGCCTGGAACCTGCGAACGGGCGTGCACAAAGATTCTGCCTTCTACGACCTGGCTTCTTTCAAGGCGGGCAAAAACAGCTTAAATCCGTTGGAACTTGCCGCGTTGGGCGATGTACAAGGCAAAAAGCTGCTGCACCTTCAGTGCCATTTCGGGCAGGACACCCTCTCCTGGGCCCGGCTGGGCGCCGAGGTAACGGGCATGGACCTGTCTGATGACGCCATTGCCCTGGCCCGGCAACTGACGCAGGAACTGGGGTTATCCGCCGAGTTTATATGCTGCAACGTGTATGACCTTCCGCAGCACTTGCAGGGCCAGTATGATATTGTCTTTACCTCCTACGGCGTCATTGGCTGGCTCCCGGACCTGGAGAAATGGGCCCGGGTGGTGGGCCATTTCCTGAAACCGGGCGGCACGTTTATCCTGGCGGAGTTCCACCCGGCCGTCTGGATGTTTGATAACCAGTTCACCCACGTACAGTACTCCTACTTTAACAACAGCGGCCCTATCATAGAAGAAGCCACCGGCACGTACACCGACCGCGATGCTCCTATTTCCTACACCGAGTGCTCCTGGAATCATGCGCTCAGCGAAGTAGTATCTGCCTTATTAAAGCAGCAATTACAACTGCAAGACTTCCAGGAATTGCCTTACTCCTACTATAACTGTTTGGCCAACATGGTCCAGGGCGAAGACGGATTTTGGCGCATCAAAGGCATGGAAGAAAAGTTACCGCTTATGTATTCCCTTAAAATGACCAAACCGGCCTTTTAA
- a CDS encoding Tex family protein, producing MPENHFKKIAGELQVNQKQVEATVALLDEGATVPFIARYRKEVTGSLDEVFIAAIRDRVEQLRDLDKRRESILKSLKDQEKLTPELEAQVLAAETMAVLEDIYLPFKPKRRTKATIAREKGLEPLAQTLFEQANVDVAAEAANFLSEEKEVKSTEEALAGARDIIAEWVNENPEARASIRNLFEKKGQFKSRVIPGKEEEGQKYKDYFEWDEAIEKAPSHRILAMRRGEKEMVLMLDAQPEEEAALAVLERQFVKGNNAAAEQVRQAVKDSYKRMLRLSMETEVRLSSKKRADEEAIRVFADNLRPMLLSAPLGQKRVLAIDPGFRTGCKVVALDEQGKLLHYEAIFPHNGAGQATTAGHQVMAMCAKYQIEAIAIGNGTASRETETFVQKLGLPKEIAVVMVNESGASIYSASDVAREEFPDQDITVRGAVSIGRRLMDPLAELVKLDPKSIGVGQYQHDVDQNALKHSLDDVVMSCVNAVGVEVNTASKQLLTYVSGLGPQLAQNIVDYRNQNGPFKTRNELRKVARLGDKAFEQAAGFLRIRGGKHPLDSSAVHPERYELVERMAKDLGATVEDLLKNADLRKQIDLKKYVSDTVGLPTLQDILSELSKPGRDPRESYEAFSFTEGVNEIKDLRQGMKLPGIITNITAFGAFVDIGVHQDGLVHVSHLSDRFVSNPHEVVKVGQKVEVTVLEVEVSRKRIALSMKADPQAAAKPSRGNDRKPGNTNNTAKREAPVEEEDMATKLNKLKNMFR from the coding sequence ATGCCAGAAAACCATTTCAAGAAGATTGCGGGGGAGCTGCAGGTCAATCAGAAACAAGTAGAAGCCACTGTGGCCCTGCTGGACGAGGGAGCCACCGTGCCCTTTATTGCCCGTTACCGGAAAGAAGTCACCGGAAGCCTGGATGAGGTGTTCATCGCCGCCATCCGCGACCGCGTGGAGCAGCTCCGCGACCTGGACAAGCGCCGCGAGAGCATCCTGAAATCCCTGAAAGACCAGGAAAAACTTACCCCGGAGCTGGAAGCCCAGGTCTTGGCCGCCGAGACCATGGCCGTGCTGGAGGATATTTACCTGCCCTTCAAACCCAAGCGCCGCACCAAAGCCACCATCGCCCGCGAGAAAGGATTGGAGCCACTGGCCCAAACGCTGTTTGAGCAGGCCAACGTGGACGTTGCCGCTGAGGCCGCCAACTTCCTCTCAGAGGAAAAAGAAGTAAAATCTACCGAGGAAGCCTTAGCCGGCGCCCGGGATATCATAGCCGAGTGGGTGAACGAAAACCCGGAGGCCCGCGCCAGCATCAGAAACCTGTTTGAAAAGAAGGGGCAATTCAAAAGCCGCGTCATTCCGGGTAAAGAGGAAGAAGGCCAGAAATACAAAGACTACTTTGAGTGGGACGAAGCCATTGAGAAAGCTCCCAGCCACCGCATTCTGGCCATGCGCCGCGGCGAAAAGGAAATGGTGCTCATGCTGGATGCCCAACCTGAAGAGGAAGCCGCGTTGGCCGTGTTGGAGCGCCAGTTCGTGAAAGGCAATAACGCCGCCGCCGAGCAAGTGAGACAAGCCGTGAAGGACAGCTACAAACGCATGCTGCGCCTGAGCATGGAAACCGAGGTGCGCCTTTCCTCTAAAAAACGCGCCGATGAGGAAGCCATTAGAGTATTCGCCGATAACCTGCGGCCAATGCTTTTGTCTGCGCCATTGGGCCAGAAACGCGTACTGGCCATTGACCCTGGTTTCAGGACCGGTTGTAAAGTAGTAGCCCTGGACGAGCAAGGAAAGCTGTTGCATTACGAGGCCATCTTCCCGCACAACGGCGCGGGCCAGGCCACTACCGCCGGGCATCAGGTAATGGCCATGTGCGCCAAGTACCAGATTGAAGCTATTGCCATTGGTAACGGAACCGCCAGCCGCGAGACCGAGACCTTCGTGCAGAAACTGGGCCTGCCTAAAGAGATTGCCGTAGTGATGGTGAACGAAAGCGGGGCCTCTATTTACTCGGCGTCAGACGTGGCCCGCGAGGAGTTCCCGGACCAGGACATCACTGTAAGGGGAGCCGTTTCCATTGGAAGACGTTTGATGGACCCATTGGCCGAACTGGTGAAACTAGACCCGAAATCCATTGGGGTAGGGCAGTACCAGCATGACGTAGACCAGAACGCTTTGAAACATAGCCTGGATGACGTGGTAATGAGCTGCGTGAACGCCGTGGGCGTGGAGGTGAACACCGCCAGCAAGCAGCTGTTGACCTACGTGTCTGGTCTGGGTCCGCAACTGGCGCAGAACATAGTGGACTACCGCAACCAGAACGGTCCGTTCAAAACCCGCAACGAACTGCGCAAAGTGGCCCGCTTGGGTGACAAAGCCTTTGAACAGGCGGCTGGCTTCCTACGCATACGCGGCGGCAAGCACCCCCTAGACTCCAGCGCCGTGCACCCTGAACGCTATGAACTGGTAGAGCGCATGGCCAAAGACCTGGGCGCCACAGTAGAAGACCTGCTCAAAAACGCTGACCTCCGCAAGCAGATTGACCTGAAGAAGTATGTTTCTGACACGGTGGGTCTGCCTACCTTGCAAGACATCCTGAGCGAACTTTCTAAACCCGGCCGTGACCCGCGCGAAAGCTATGAGGCCTTCAGCTTCACTGAGGGCGTGAACGAGATCAAAGACCTGCGCCAGGGCATGAAACTACCGGGCATCATCACCAACATCACCGCCTTCGGGGCGTTCGTGGACATTGGGGTGCATCAGGACGGTCTGGTACACGTGAGTCATCTCTCAGACCGCTTTGTGAGCAACCCGCATGAGGTGGTGAAAGTGGGCCAGAAGGTAGAGGTAACCGTGCTGGAGGTTGAGGTAAGTCGCAAGCGCATTGCCCTCTCCATGAAAGCAGATCCGCAGGCGGCCGCTAAGCCAAGCCGCGGAAATGACCGCAAGCCGGGCAACACCAACAACACCGCCAAACGCGAGGCGCCGGTAGAGGAAGAAGACATGGCCACCAAACTGAACAAGTTGAAAAACATGTTCCGGTAG